The window GGGAGGATCCGAGCGGGCTGCTCGGCGACTTCCGGCTTCCCCCGGACCATTTCGTCACGACGGGCCGCCTGGCGCTCGCCTTCGACCGCGCCGGTTGGGGTTTCGAGCTGCGCGGAGCGCGCTCGCGCCGGTCCCGCTGGGAGCCCTGGGGGTTCGCCGCCGAGCGGCCGACGGCCGAGGAGGTGGCGCGCGCGCGGACCTTCGAGACCTACGCCCTCGTCGCCCAGAAGACCTTCTTCTTTCCCCATTTCCAGGAGCTCGAGATCTCGGCGGATTACCGGTGGGGGCGGGACCTCGACCGGTTCTCCGCCTACACCTTCGGATTCCTGAGCGGCACCCGCCTGCGCGGGTTCGGCGGCTCGGGGATCCGGTACGACCGCGGGCTGCAGGCCCAGCTCACCTACAAGTTCAGCGTCGCCGACTTCCTCCGCTTCGAGGCGGTCGTCGAGCAGGCGCGCGTGGACGACCTGCGCGACGGCCGTCGCACCACGCACACGGGCGCCGGGCTGGCGGCGAACTTCCCGGGCCCGTGGCAGACGCTGATCCGCTTCGACGCCGGCTACGCACTCCAGAGCGACATCCCCGAAGTCGAGGGCGACCTCGAGTTCCTGCTGGTCGTCCTCAAGCTGTTCTGACGGCTCCCTTGTTCCCGCTGCTCGACGCCAGACCGCTCCAGGGGCCGACGGCGTCGCGCGGCGTGGGGGCGTACGTTCGCGAACTGCTCGGCGGCCTCGCGAGGGCGGAGCCGGAATGGCGGATCGGAGTGCTCGTCGGCTCCGGATCCGGCCTCGAACCGCTCCCCGGAGACGGCGGGGGCCGCTTCGAGACGATCGTGGCCTGGAAGCCGCCGGGACCGGCGGTCGTCTGGGGACGCCTGCTCGGCCCGCGCTGGCTCCTCGGCAGCGGCGCCGAGCTGTTCCACGCCACCTTCCTGGCCCCCCCGCGAGTCCCGCGGCGCATCCCGTGGGTCGCCACGGTGCACGACCTGATCCCGCTGCGTCACCCGAAGCTCTTCCCGTGGCGCAATCGCGTCGTCTTCTCCCTCTCCCTCGCCGCCGCCGCGCGCGCCGACGTCGTGCTGGCGGTCAGCGAGTTCACGGCGCGGGCTCTTCGCGAGCGGTTCGAGGTCCCGGCGCGGCGCATCCGCGTCGTCCCGGCCCCGGTGGATGCGGCGCTGTTCGGACCGCCCGGGGAGGTCAGGACGGGGCCGCCGTACCTGCTCCACCTGGGCGGCTTCGACCCGCTCAAGGGGGTCACGCGGCGGCTCCTCCCCGCCTTCGCTCTCGTCGCCCGCCGCCGCCCGGATGTCCTCCTCGTCATGACCGGAGGCCCGGGTCCGGGCCGGGCCGCCGCGGCCCGCGCGGCGCGCGAACTCGGCGTGGCGAGGAGCGTCCGGTTCGCCGGGGTGGTCAGCCGGGAGGAACGCCGGCGGTTGCTCCGCGGCGCGTCGGCGGTGGTCGTCGCCTCGGACGAAGAGGGTTTCGGCCTTCCGGCCGCCGAGGCGCTGGCGTGCGGTCTCCCCGTCGCGGTCGGCCCCGCCGAGGCGACCCGGGAGGTGGTGGGCGATGCGGGCTTTCCCGCCGAGGGGCCGGAGCCCGAAGCGCTGGCGCGCGCGATCGAGGCGGCGCTGGACGCGCCGGGACCGCGCACCGAGCAAGGGCGCGCCCGGGTCGCCCGGGCGCGGCGCTTCGAGCCGGAGGCGGTGGCGCGGGAGGTCGCCGAGGTCTACCGCGGCCTCGCGGGGCGGGCGGGAGCATGAGGATCGGCGTCGACGCGAGAGTCCTCGCCCACCGCCCGACGGGCGTCGCCCGCTACCTCCGGGGGTTGCTGTCCGCCTGGCCCGAGGTGCGGCGTCCCGGCGAGCGCCTGGAGCTGTACGCCGACGGGCCGGTCGCGGACCGCGTCGAGCCTCCCGACCGGTTGGAGGTGCTCCGGTGGCCCCTGCCGGGGGGCGATCCGGCGTGGCGCCAGGTGCGGCTCGCGGCCCGGCTGCGGCGCGATCCGCCGGACGTCCTGTGGGGCCCGTTCTACACGCTGCCGCTCGCGGCGCGGCTGCCGATGGTGGTGACGATCCACGACGTGTCGTTCGCCGCCCGGCCGGAGTGGTTCACGCGACGCGCGCGCCTCGCCTTCGCCCTGGCCCGCCCCTCCGCGCACCGGGCGCGGGCCGTGCTGACGGTGAGCCGTTTCTCGGCTGGCGAGATCCGCGACCGCCTCGGCGTTCCCGAGGAACGCATCGTCGTCGCGCCGCTCGCGCTCGAACCTCGCTGGCTCGAACCGCCGGCGCCGGAAGAGCTCGCCCGCGCCCGCGCCTGGCTGGGAACCGACCGGCCCTACCTGCTGCACCTCGGCGAGGTCCACGCGCGGCGCCGCCCCGACCTGCTGCTCGACGCCTTCGCGCGCGCCGCCGCCGAGGAGGAAGAGCTCCGGCTGGTCGTCGCCGGGCCCTCCGGGCGGCGCGGCCCCGACCTCTCCGGCCTGATCGAGGCGAGGGGGCTCGCCGGCCGCGTCCTGCGCCGGGAGTGGGTTCCCGAGACGCATCTGCGCGGCCTGATCGCCGGAGCCCGCGCGCTCGTGTACCTGTCCGTCTACGAGGGATTCGGCTTTCCGGCGCTCGAGGCGGCCGCGTGCGGCACGCCCGTGGTGGCCCTGCGCCGTGCGAGCCTTCCCGAGGTCCTCGGCGAGGCGGCGCTGTGGGTGGAGGACGCCACGCCGGAGGCGGTCGCCGCCGCGCTGAGCGCGCTCCGCGGCGAGCCCGAGCTGGCCCGGCGGCTCGCCGACGCCGGCCGGCGGCGCGCGCGCCGCTTCGACTGGCGGGAGACGGCCCGGGCGACCTTCGACGCCATCCGGCGCGCGGCCGCGGGCGCCAGGAGTTCCTGAGCGAGCCACGCCGGCTTCCCGGCGGCGAGGGGCCGGGACGCCGGCGCCCGCGGCTCAGGCTCGGTCCGGGCGCCACCGCTCGAGCCAGGCGAGCGCCTGCTCGCGCGTTTCCAGCTCCCCGAGATCGCGGAGGCGCTCCGCCTCGCGGAGGATCTCCCCCACCCGGGGGCCCGGCGCGATTCCGAGGCGGTCGAGAACGTCGCGACCCGTGAGGAGCCGGCCGCGCCGGCGCCGCGCGTCGATTTCGCGTTCCACCTCGAAAAGCGCCGCCACGGTGTCGAGGAGGCGGCGGCGCGTGCGCCGCCAGCCGACCCCGCGGCTGGCGAGCTGGTCGGCGAGCGCGTGCAGGGCGAGCAGCTCGGTGTACGGGCCCGCGGCGCGGGCGATCCGCGCGAGCGCGCGCTCGGACAGGCGCCCCTCGGGCGGGATCACCAGCCGGAGGTGCAGCCTGACGAGCCGCGCCACCGCCTCGGCCCGGGGGCCGGGGAAGGCCAGCCGGCGGGTCACCTCCTTCGCGATCCGCTCCCCGACCGTCTCGTGCCCGTGAAAGCTGACCTCTCCACGCCGGTTGAGCGCCCGGGTGGCCGCCTTGCCGAGGTCGTGCAGGAGCAGCGCCCACCGCAGCACGAGCCGCGCCTCGTCCGGATCGGGTCGCGGCGGCCCCTCGGGGTCCGCCGGAACGCGCGGCCATCGCGGCGGCAACAGCCCCGGCGCGAGCCGGCGCGGCCGGTCGGCGGCGGCGAGGGCGGCGAGCGTGTGTCGCCACGCGTCGAGGTGGTGGTAGCGGTTCTGGATCAGTCCCCGCAACGGGCGCGACTCCGGCAACCACGGCTCGATGAGCCCCAGCCGGTCCGCCTCGGCCATCGCGCGCCCGCCGCGCGGGGTGAGGAACGTCCGGTCGATCTCCTCGCGGATCCTCTCCGGGGCCGCGCGCGCCAGCAGCGGGGCCTCGGCGGCCATGCGCCGCTCCGTCTCCGCGTCCGGCGTGAGGCGGGGGATCTCGGCGCGAAGCCGGACCGCGCGGAGGAGCCGCAGCGGATCGCAGCGGAAGGCATCGGGTCGCGGCGGCCGAAGCCTCGCCTCCGCGAGGTCGCCCAGTCCCCCGCACGGATCGACGAGCCGGCCATACCGCAGGTCCCAGGCGATGGCGTCGATCGTGAAATCGCGCCGGGCCAGCTCCTCCGCGAGGGAGCGCTCCCCGAGCTCGACCACGTCCACCGTGCGCCCGCCGATCGTGAGCCGGTGGTTGACCACGCGCTTGGCGAAGGTGACGGGACGATGGCTCGAACGCTCGGCGAGCCAGGAGAGGAGGCCGCCGGCTCCCGCCCCGGCGATGAGATCCACGTCCCGGGCCCGGCGGCGAAGGAGGATGTCCCGCACCAGTCCGCCGACGGCGTACACCTCGAGATCCTGGCGCGCCGCCTCCGCGGCGATCGCGCGCAGCAGGGGATCGGACCCGATCCGCCGGGCCAGCCGGGCAGCCGGAGCTTCGCCGGTCACGGCTCCTCCGGGCGCTGATCCGGGGGAAGAGCCGCGATGAATCGCGAGCGCACCTCGGCGATCAACGCGTCCCGGTCCTCGAACGTCAACCCGGTCGTCGGGATCGGCTCCAGAAAGCGGACGGTCACCGTGCCGGGGCGGAAGCGGATCGATCCGGGGGGATGGATCCGGTGCGCGCCCTCGATGACCATCGGCACGATCGGCACCTGCTCCTGGATCGCGACCACGAAGGCCCCCTTCTTGAACGGGCCGAGCCGGCCGTCGCGCCGGCGCGTCCCCTCGGGGAAGAAGACGAGCAGCGCCCCCTCCCGCAGCGCGTGGCGGAGCCGGTCCACGCGCTCGATGTCCTCCTTCCGGCCGAGCCGGTCGACCGGCACCATCCCGGCGGCCCGCATCGCCTGGCCGAAAAACGGGATCCGGAACAACGGCGCCTTGGCCACCACGCGGAAGGGCGGGGGTAGGATGTGGACGAAGAGGTAGGTGTCGAGGTGCGAGGTGTGGTTCCCGACGACGACCGCGGGTCGCGTCCGCTCGACGATCTCGCGGCCGACCACGCGCCGCCGGACCCCGCCCGCCGCCATCACCGCGCCGGCCCACAGTTTCCCGAACCGGGGGATGATCTCGAGGCGGGGAGCCAGGGAATGGACGATGATCCCGGTCAGCGCCAGGACCGGCACCAGGAGCAGATGAACCGCCACGACGAGCAGTCCCCGCAGCATGGGGCGCAGGATAGCCGGAAGCGGGGGTGTGGGGGAGCGCGGTTGACCGCCGGTGAGGGCGGTCGGTAACGTGCGGGACCGATGCCGCTGGCCGATTTCGTCACCGAGCTGGGTGAGGTCGCGCTGCTCACGCGGGACAGCGTGCGCTACGGCCTCCGCCGGCCGTTCGAGTCCCGCCTGATCCTCGACCAGATGTACCGGATCGGGGTCCGCTCGCTCCCGCTCGTGGGCCTCACGATGATCTTCACCGGTGCGGTCATGGCGCTGCAGGTCTCCTACACGCTCGCCGCCTACGGCGCCAAGCTCTACGTCGGTAGCTTCGTCAGCCTCTCGGTGGTGCGGGAGCTGGGCCCCGTCCTCACGGCGATCATGCTGGCCGCGCGGGTCGGGGCGGGCATCACCGCCGAGCTCGGCTCGATGCAGGTGACCGAGCAGATCGACGCGCTGCGGGCGCTCGGGGCGAGCCCGGTGAAGAAGCTCGTCGTTCCCCGCCTCGCCGCCCTCATCGTGATGCTGCCGGTGCTGACCGTGCTCGGCGACCTGCTCGGCGTTCTGGGCGGCCTGTACATCGCCGTCGTCGAGATCGGGCAGAGCGCCGATTACTACTGGTCGAAGGTGAGGGAGATGCTGCTGATCGGCGACATCCTCTCCGGGACCGGCAAGACGTTCTTCTTCGCCTACTTCATCGGGATCATCGCCTGCCGCAACGGCCTGGCGACCAGCGGCGGCGCCACCGGCGTCGGCCGCTCGACCACCAACACCGTCGTCGCGGCGGCGCTGGCGATCTTCATCAGCAACTTCTTCCTCGCGAAGGCGTTTCTGCTGCTCCAGTCCGCCTTCGGAGGAGCGGTCTGGTGAGCGCGCCCGCGGGGGCGCCCCCGGAGGGAGCGGGGGCGCTGATCGAACTGCTCGGCGTCCACAAGAGCTTCGACGGCAAGCCGGTGCTCCGCGGAGTCGACCTGGCCGTGCGGCCGGGCGAGACGCTGGTCGTCCTCGGCGCGTCCGGGAGCGGGAAGTCGGTCACCCTGCGGCACATCGTCGGGCTCACCCGCCCCGACCGCGGCGTCGTCCGGGTCCTCGGCCGCGAGATCCAGGACCTGAGCGAGGACGAGCTGGTTCCGGTCCGGAGGGAGATCGGGTTCCTGTTCCAGGGCGGCGCCCTGTTCGACTCGATGGACGTGGCCGAGAACGTCGGCTTCCCGCTGCGGGAGGCGGGATGGGACGAGGAGCGGATCGACCGCCGGATCGACGAGGTGCTCGGCCTCGTCGGCCTCGATCGGAGCGTCCGGGCCCTGATGCCGGCTTCCCTGTCGGGCGGGATGCGCAAGCGGGTGGCCCTCGCCCGGGCGATCGCCGTCACGCCGCAGGCCATCCTCTACGACGAGCCGACCACCGGCCTCGATCCCGTCACCGCGAACACGATCAACGACCTGATCCTGTCGATGCAGCGGCAACTCGGCGTCACCTCGGTCGTGGTGACGCACGACATCGTCTCGGCGTTCAAGGTGGGCAACAGGATCGCTTTCCTCCACGAAGGCGTGATCCGATTCCTCGGCACCGTCGAGGAAGCGCGCCGCTGCGACGACCCCGTCTTCTCGGGGTTCATCCGCGGCGGCGTCCTGGAGGCAGACCATGGCTCGTGAGAGCAGGTACCAGAGTCTTTGGGTCGGGCTCGTCGTCCTGGCGGCCCTCGCCGTGTTCGCGGTGGCCATGCTCGTGATCGGGCAGGAGACGCAGCTGTTCGTGCCCAAGTTGACATTCCGCACCAACTTCGCCGACGCGTCGGGGTTGCGCGTGGGCTCCCCCGTCACGATGGCGGGCGTGCGCGTCGGCTCGGTCCGCCGCATCATCCTGCCGACCGATCCGACGTCGCAGGGGATCGAGGTGGTGATGACGGTGAACCGCGAGTACGCGGCCCGCGTCCGGGAGGGCACGACCGCGCAGCTCGTCTTCCTGCAGATGGTGGCCAACGAGAAGGCCGTCGACCTGACCCCCGGCGATCCGGAGGGGAAGGTCCTGCCCCCGGGCTCGTTCATTCCTCCCGCCGAGGTCGAGCCGATCCTCGAGACGGGACGGACGATCGCCGACACCCTCGAGGAGATCACCGCCGACCTCCGCGAGATCCTCGGCGCGATGCGCCGCGGGGAGGGCCTGTTGGGCAAGGCGATCGTCGACCCGGAGTTCGGCAACGAGACCCTCACCCGGCTCAACACCGTGCTCGCCTCGATGAACGACGTTCTCCTCCGGATGCAGCGGGGCGAGGGACTCGTGGCGCGGCTGCTCGCCGACGAGCAGTACGGGCGCGACGTGACGGCGCGGCTGTCCGAACTGCTCGAGGCCGCCGGCCGGATCGTGGAGGGGATCGAGCAGGGCCGGGGAGCCCTCGGCCGGCTGGCCGCCGAGGGGGAGGCCGAACAGATGGTCGACGATCTGTCCGCCGCGGCGGCCTCCATCAGACGGCTCGGGGAGCGGCTCGACGAGCGGCGGGGGCTGGTCGAGCGGCTGGTCGCCGACGAGGAGCTGGCGGACCGGCTGGCGCGCAACGTCGACGAGACGATGGCCCGGCTCGCCTCGATCACGCGCAAGATCGACGAGGGTGAAGGCACCCTCGGGCTGCTGGTCAACGAGCCGACCCTCTACGACGACGTGGAGCAGCTCATCACGGGGATGCGCCGCAGCCGGCTGGTCTCGTGGCTTCTCAGGCGTTATCACCGTAAAGGTGGGCAGCGGGAGGCGGGCTCCGGCTCCTGAGCCTTTCTCCGGCGTGCCGGACGGGTGCGTGCCCGCCCGGCGGCTTTCGGGCGGGTCCGGTCCCCGGGCCCGCGGGAGCGGACAGGCATGGCAGAACAGCGCGTCGCCGGCAGGCTGCAGCAGAGGCTGACCGAGGCGATCGACACCCGCCGAGCGCGGATCGGGGTGATCGGCCTCGGCTACGTCGGCCTCCCGCTGGCCGAGGTCTTCGGCCGCGCCGGCTTC of the Acidobacteriota bacterium genome contains:
- a CDS encoding glycosyltransferase family 1 protein → MGAGPRPVLRLHLRIPERHPPARVRRLGDPVRPRAAGPAHLQVQRRRLPPLRGGRRAGARGRPARRPSHHAHGRRAGGELPGPVADADPLRRRLRTPERHPRSRGRPRVPAGRPQAVLTAPLFPLLDARPLQGPTASRGVGAYVRELLGGLARAEPEWRIGVLVGSGSGLEPLPGDGGGRFETIVAWKPPGPAVVWGRLLGPRWLLGSGAELFHATFLAPPRVPRRIPWVATVHDLIPLRHPKLFPWRNRVVFSLSLAAAARADVVLAVSEFTARALRERFEVPARRIRVVPAPVDAALFGPPGEVRTGPPYLLHLGGFDPLKGVTRRLLPAFALVARRRPDVLLVMTGGPGPGRAAAARAARELGVARSVRFAGVVSREERRRLLRGASAVVVASDEEGFGLPAAEALACGLPVAVGPAEATREVVGDAGFPAEGPEPEALARAIEAALDAPGPRTEQGRARVARARRFEPEAVAREVAEVYRGLAGRAGA
- a CDS encoding glycosyltransferase family 1 protein, which gives rise to MRIGVDARVLAHRPTGVARYLRGLLSAWPEVRRPGERLELYADGPVADRVEPPDRLEVLRWPLPGGDPAWRQVRLAARLRRDPPDVLWGPFYTLPLAARLPMVVTIHDVSFAARPEWFTRRARLAFALARPSAHRARAVLTVSRFSAGEIRDRLGVPEERIVVAPLALEPRWLEPPAPEELARARAWLGTDRPYLLHLGEVHARRRPDLLLDAFARAAAEEEELRLVVAGPSGRRGPDLSGLIEARGLAGRVLRREWVPETHLRGLIAGARALVYLSVYEGFGFPALEAAACGTPVVALRRASLPEVLGEAALWVEDATPEAVAAALSALRGEPELARRLADAGRRRARRFDWRETARATFDAIRRAAAGARSS
- a CDS encoding HD domain-containing protein, producing MAEADRLGLIEPWLPESRPLRGLIQNRYHHLDAWRHTLAALAAADRPRRLAPGLLPPRWPRVPADPEGPPRPDPDEARLVLRWALLLHDLGKAATRALNRRGEVSFHGHETVGERIAKEVTRRLAFPGPRAEAVARLVRLHLRLVIPPEGRLSERALARIARAAGPYTELLALHALADQLASRGVGWRRTRRRLLDTVAALFEVEREIDARRRRGRLLTGRDVLDRLGIAPGPRVGEILREAERLRDLGELETREQALAWLERWRPDRA
- a CDS encoding 1-acyl-sn-glycerol-3-phosphate acyltransferase translates to MLRGLLVVAVHLLLVPVLALTGIIVHSLAPRLEIIPRFGKLWAGAVMAAGGVRRRVVGREIVERTRPAVVVGNHTSHLDTYLFVHILPPPFRVVAKAPLFRIPFFGQAMRAAGMVPVDRLGRKEDIERVDRLRHALREGALLVFFPEGTRRRDGRLGPFKKGAFVVAIQEQVPIVPMVIEGAHRIHPPGSIRFRPGTVTVRFLEPIPTTGLTFEDRDALIAEVRSRFIAALPPDQRPEEP
- a CDS encoding ABC transporter permease, with the protein product MPLADFVTELGEVALLTRDSVRYGLRRPFESRLILDQMYRIGVRSLPLVGLTMIFTGAVMALQVSYTLAAYGAKLYVGSFVSLSVVRELGPVLTAIMLAARVGAGITAELGSMQVTEQIDALRALGASPVKKLVVPRLAALIVMLPVLTVLGDLLGVLGGLYIAVVEIGQSADYYWSKVREMLLIGDILSGTGKTFFFAYFIGIIACRNGLATSGGATGVGRSTTNTVVAAALAIFISNFFLAKAFLLLQSAFGGAVW
- a CDS encoding ATP-binding cassette domain-containing protein, yielding MIELLGVHKSFDGKPVLRGVDLAVRPGETLVVLGASGSGKSVTLRHIVGLTRPDRGVVRVLGREIQDLSEDELVPVRREIGFLFQGGALFDSMDVAENVGFPLREAGWDEERIDRRIDEVLGLVGLDRSVRALMPASLSGGMRKRVALARAIAVTPQAILYDEPTTGLDPVTANTINDLILSMQRQLGVTSVVVTHDIVSAFKVGNRIAFLHEGVIRFLGTVEEARRCDDPVFSGFIRGGVLEADHGS
- a CDS encoding MCE family protein, with protein sequence MARESRYQSLWVGLVVLAALAVFAVAMLVIGQETQLFVPKLTFRTNFADASGLRVGSPVTMAGVRVGSVRRIILPTDPTSQGIEVVMTVNREYAARVREGTTAQLVFLQMVANEKAVDLTPGDPEGKVLPPGSFIPPAEVEPILETGRTIADTLEEITADLREILGAMRRGEGLLGKAIVDPEFGNETLTRLNTVLASMNDVLLRMQRGEGLVARLLADEQYGRDVTARLSELLEAAGRIVEGIEQGRGALGRLAAEGEAEQMVDDLSAAAASIRRLGERLDERRGLVERLVADEELADRLARNVDETMARLASITRKIDEGEGTLGLLVNEPTLYDDVEQLITGMRRSRLVSWLLRRYHRKGGQREAGSGS